In a genomic window of Polypterus senegalus isolate Bchr_013 chromosome 13, ASM1683550v1, whole genome shotgun sequence:
- the LOC120542836 gene encoding small integral membrane protein 10-like protein 2A: MAGLMDLVVRFSGPAGRSYRAFSKGLTRTLLIFFELAWKLRIKFPYLYLIASMMFNVRLQVHIEIH; the protein is encoded by the coding sequence ATGGCGGGTCTGATGGATTTGGTCGTCCGGTTTTCGGGACCTGCCGGCAGATCGTACCGGGCGTTTTCTAAAGGGCTCACCCGCACCCTGCTTATTTTCTTTGAGCTGGCCTGGAAACTCCGGATCAAGTTCCCCTATTTGTACCTCATCGCCTCCATGATGTTCAACGTACGACTACAG